A stretch of DNA from Vibrio sp. ED004:
TAATATTGCTTAGCATCGCTGGTGTTGGTAAGCAGTCGTCATCAACGTAGTCGGCATAGTCTGCCGCCGAGTCAAAGATCAAAATATCCAATGCTAAACGATCCAGCCCGTATCGACCTCGGTGGATCATATCCGCAGAAAAGACTAATAAGTCGCCCGCCTCTAACGGTATCTGTTTACCGCCAGAGATGTTATCGCTGCTTACCTTTCCATTTACTTCTTGGCGAACGTTGTATTCTTCTTCGTTGTCCCAGCGTTTGTGTGTTCCGGGGATAAGCTCCATCCCAGGCTCATCAAATATTGGTACGCGGAGGTGCAATACTTGGGTTTCCATGATGACTTTCATTTGGTCATCAATGTCGTAGTCGTATTGACAGTCGCGATGCCAGAAGTCTTTTTGTTGTGGGTTTACAGGGTTGAAGAATAGTTGCGTGTTCATGAATGCAGGTTTGTTCGGTATGACCGCATCGACCACTTCCATGACTTTTTTTGAGCTGATGAAGTCAAACAGTACGGTTCTATCGTCGGCGGGTAGATACTCGCTGCCTGTAATCAAAGATGAGTTAAATGCTTCTTCTTGATAGAACTCTTCGTTGTCTGCTTTCCATGATTCATGGAACTTCAGCACCACTTCTCTAAGCGATGCTATCTGAGCTTCATCGAAATAATTTCTGATAACAAAGTAACCATGCTCGTCGTATTGGCTACTTAATTGTTGGCTGTTTTCTACCACTGACTACCTTCGTTCATTCTGTACCGCGTAATAACCACGGATTTCTTGAGCGCATAATGCCAGACAGTCGTCATTCGACCAAGTAACGAGTGCAGAAGCCTGTAGATTCCGTGATGCTATGAAGCCATGTGGGCGAGTTTTACATGCCTATCCAGATCATGGACTCATGCGAAAAAATCTCTGCATATGTGATCTATCCCTTATTTTATAAAATACAAAGATTCATATAGTGAATGTTTCTTTGGTTTGTATGATTATTAACCATGTTGTGATTTGGTTTGCGTATGGAAGATAGAAAATCATGGATGGTTTTTCGCTGGATATGAGAACACTTAATTTCATTATTATTTTGTTCTCTTTCATTTACTGTATTGGCTTATTGTTATTTCAATTCACTCAACAGCCGATTAAAGGGCTTTCAATCTTTTCCATTTCAATATTTGTTATCGGAACAGGGCCGTTGATGTTGAGCCTAAGAGGGGAATTCCCTGATTGGGTCACCGTTATTGGTGCCAATATGGTCATTGCGCTTGGTTTTCATCTCGCCTTGTATAGCTTATGTCTGTTTCGAGAATATTCTCTCAAATGCACCTACCTCAGTAGTCTAATGATGTTGGCTCTTTTGCCATGTTTTATTTACTTCACGTACTATGAGCCTTCCATCAAGGCTCGAATTATCCTCATTAGTTTATATCTGGCTTTTGTGACTTTTTGCACTGCCTTTGCGGTATTAAAGGGCCGGCGTGATGACTTGACCCTAGGTATTCGGATGATGGCCATGTCATTTACGATATATGGCGGGTTTATGGTTTTCCGAGTAATGGTGACGTTGTTTTCAGCTGAGCTGCAGGATTTCATGGCGGCCACTCTCATTCATCAACTTGCCTTTTTAGTGAGCATCGTTCTTATCGTGTCGATGAGCTTTACAATGCTTTGGCTGATTAATGCAAGGTTGCTTAGTTCTATTCACGAGCTGTCCTACAGCGATCCCTTAACAGTACTGGGAAACCGCAGAGCATTAGATGAAATGGTACCAGTCATCATGAAGCAGGCGGGTACTACGCCTGTCAGTGCCATTATGATGGATATTGATAATTTTAAGTCGATCAATGATCAACACGGGCACATTGTGGGTGATCTCGTCATCAAGTCTTTTGCTGAAATTGTTCAAGGTGCGATAAAAACATCGCCCAAAGCCAGTGCGTTTCGTTTTGGCGGAGATGAGATAATGATTTTATTGCCCAATTTTAATTTTCTTCAAGCACAGGCTATTGCCTGCAAGCTGCGATTATCTATTTCAGAGGTATCAGCAGTACAAGAACATGAGATGTTTCTGACATCGAGTTTTGGTGTTGCTCAGCTTCACCCGCATGAGAGTTGGAATGGGTTTATTAGCCGAGCCGACAAAGCGTTATATCAAGCGAAGACAAACGGTCGCAATATGACTTCAATTTGTCCTAGTCATATTAACGAGCTCATCACTGCCACATAACCAATACCGCTGCGATAGAAAGCAAGATGAGCGCAAGAATGTCTTTGCGCGCGATGCTTTGTCCCAACCAGAAATAGGATATCAATACCATGAAGATCACTTCGACTTGCCCGAGTGTCTTTACGTACGGCACGGCTTGAAGCGACATCGCACTAAACCACCCCAGAGAACCGATAACACTCGCTAGGCTTGTCATCACGACCAGTTTAGATTTCTTGAATATCTGTCGCAGCGTGTCTCGCTCTCTGAAAAAGAGATACGTACAGATAATGCATGTCTGAAGAGTAATCACCAGAAACAGCACCCAAGCAGCGCTATGAGGGAAGGGAAGCCCTATGCTCAAGCTTGCTTCACGTACCCAAAGAGACGTTAAAGCAAAAGCGGTACTACACGCCATACCTAACAAAAATACTTTCGGAGACAAGCTTCGCCAACCAGAAGAACTACTCATGATTAGTACGCCTAACGTGCCAATAAGCACGCCGACCCAACCTGTTAGTGTCAAAGCTGTACCAAAAAACAGCACGGATAATACCGCTGAAACTGGGGCTTCACATTTGGCGAGCCCAGCTCCAATCGCATAGTTCTCTAGCTTAAACAGCGTCACCATCAAGCCGGTCGCTAGGATCTGCATAATCGCAGCAGCAACAATGTAGAAAACAAACTCACCGGAAAAATTAGGCACGGAGACTGGTTGCCATTGGTACAGCGAATAGAGATAAATAAGCGCGATTGGCCCTGCCCAAATAAAGCGAGCTAACGTCACGCCAGCCACACTCATTGTGCCGGCTAGCTTGCTTTGAAAGGCATTGCGCCAAGATTGGCTGAAGGCAGCAAGCAGGGTAAAGGCGATCCAACTAAAAGACATGACGCTTCCATGAGTGATGTAATTTGATGATAATACTAACAAAAAATCACATGATAAGAAGTGTCATGATCTGTTTATAGCCACAGGCTCACTTTTACTCTCTATTCAGTATTAGAACGCTCTTCAGAAGATCGGCTGTTTCTTGTTTTTGAAATAGAACAACGCGCTAATCAAAACGAACAATAAAGCGAAGTAGTAGCAGAACGAAGATAGCGATGCTAGGAAGGCGAGGTTCTGTTCTATCTCTTGCTCGGTGTAATTATTAGAGACCAACTTGTAGTAGTAAGCATACAAAATACCGATCAGCCCGTATCCGAGATTAAACATCAAACCTTTAAAGCTGAGAACGGTCGCTCGGTTGTGTGATTCCGTCTTTTTGTTCAAGTGGTAACTGATGAATATGTTCATCGTCATGATGATAAAGATCAGCACCAGTGCAGGAATTACTCCATAAATTGACCACCCTAAACTGATCCAATAATAGGTCGCGATACTTGCTAAGCCCATGACAATAATAAAGGTTTTAGGCTCGATGCTTTCTGCCAATCTACGGCTTTGTCCTGCCAATATAATCTTAAGCAAACTGATACCCGCGCCAATAAAACCGAAGTAGATAATAGGAATATCGATCGCGAGATAGTATTGGCTGTTCATGGTTAGGAACATTCGCGAGGTGTGTTCGAACAGGCTGTAGTACAGCAAGATGAACAGCACATAAGGCGTAGCAAGTACCCACTTACCTGTGTCAGCCGTTAATTTAAGGCTGGCGATGGTGGCTGCTAATTTGGTTTGGTCGCTTGGCATCACCTTTTTCTCTTCGCGCATATTAATCGCGGCATAGATAGCGATCATCGCAACAAATAAAGTGGCGAACACGGGAATACGCATCAGGTCTTTAGTGCTTTCTGGCTCTGCTAATCCGAGGGCATGAAAGATGTTCGTCATAAACTTCACATCGTACATCGCCGCACCAATTAGAGTGACAAAGATACCGACAGTTGAGGCGACACGAAGCTGGATTTGCAGCACTCGAGGCCACAACTCTTCATTGCCTTGTTCTTTCAAGGTGTCGTAAGCCAATGCCTCGTCGGCTCCACTGGCCAACGCCATCGCTAAGCCACTTAATATCCGGTTAACCAGAAAAACAATGAAGACTAGATTGGCATCTCCAGTTGGTACAAGAGCGATCATGGCGATCTCAATGAACATCACAATCGAAGACAGCACTACAAGCTTTTTGCGCCCCAAGGTATCTGCGAATGCTCCTGATGGAACCTCTGCAAGCACAATGGTCGCCGCCCAAACCACATTAAGCATGGCAAACTGAGAAAGGGTTAATCCGTAATCTAAATAGAGTAGGGTGAAAATAGGGTAATAAAAACGCGCAAAGTAGCTGCTTCTAAACATCAAGAAGTAGCGGACATTGGGAATTTTCAGGATTTCTTTGAGCGTCATGATAATTTCAGTACTTTAAATAACACATTATTATGTATAAACCTTTTTACCTTATAAATCATGGAATTGTTGTCATAATTCCAAATCATCTGATTTAGATGATTTTTTAGATTATCTTTCATGGTGGGTTATAGGCTTGATGGTCTGCGTATGATTGGTGGAAGGGGGGACGAGTTTATCTGAAGCTATATGTCGTTCTATTTACGCATAACATGACTTGTCGATGATTCTTAGGCTATTAATTGAAGGGGACAACTCGCAATAAAAAAGCAGCAATAACTGCCGCCTTTATCATTATTTTATTGGGTAATCATTAAACCCTAATTGCTTAGATATATTTTTGCCTGCGTTGTGCAGTAACTCCACATAATGAGCTTTTTTCTCTTCATCAAATCGAATGGTAGGAAATGAAATTGAGACACCAGCAATTACGGTACCAAAACGGTCGTAAACTGGAGCTGCGATACAACGTAAGCCTGGCTCTTGTTCTTCATTATCTTCGCCAAAGTGCTGCAGTTTAACCGCTTTCAGTTCATCGATAAGTTGGTCGACGTTTTCGAGGGTATTTTTTGTGCTTTTCACAAATTCGGCGTCTGCCAGCTGAGTGCGAACGAATTCTTCGTCACGTTCTGCCAATAACACTTTACCAATCGCAGTTGTATGTAGAGGATTTCTTCGACCAACACGAGAATGCATGCGTAGAGCGAAGCTAGAATCGATCTTGTGGATGTAGATGATCGAGCCATGGTCCAGCGCACCTAAGTGAATGGTTTCATTAGTCTCTTCTGAAATCACACGCATCTCTTTCTCTGCAATTGTGATCATATCAACCCACTCGAGTGATTTTGAACCAAGTTCGAACATCTTTAATGTGAGTGAGTATCGGTCAGCTTCGCCTTGTTGAGACACATAGCCAAGCATTTTCATTGTTTGTAGAAAGCGGTAGGTAGTGGCTTTAGACATCATTAGACGTTGTGAAAGGTCTGATACGCCTATTTCCTTTTGTTCCCCCAGAGATTCAAGAATATTAAAAACTTTTAATACCGATGAAACGGCTTCTGGCTGGGTGGACTTCTCCATTTTTCTTCCTTTGAGCTATCTAGTATCAAGACAAAATACCACTTTTCGTAATTTCTAAAAAGCCTTTTCAAAAAAATAAAAAACGAGAACGATCAACTTCAAAGTTTTAAATTAATCAGAAATTATTTTTGAAATGTCGTTTCAAAAATAATTGTCAGCAACGAATTTATGTTTTATTGTATGACTAAATCGAGTGGGCGACATTACAGAAATGCCACAACACTAAACGTAATTGAGGAAGCGAACATGATGTTAGAGTCATTCAATCTGGAAGGTAAAGTAGCGATAGTGACGGGTTGTGATACCGGTCTTGGTCAAGGTATGGCAATTGGTTTAGCTGAAGCTGGATGTAAAGTGGTTGGCGTAAATCGTGTTGAGCCAACAGATACCATCGAGAAAATGAATGCAGCGGGTCATACGTTTTTAGACGTACGTGCTGACCTTCTAAAGCAGGAAGATATTCCTGGAATTATAGATAAAGCGCTGACTGAGTTTGGTCACATCGACATCCTTGTTAATAATGCCGGCATTATTCGCCGAGAAGACGCGATTGAGTTTTCTGAGCAAAACTGGGATGACGTAATGAACATCAATACTAAGACCGTTTTCTTTATGTCTCAGTCGGTTGCGAAGCAGTTTAAAGCGCAAGGCACTGGCGGAAAGATCATTAATATCGCATCAATGCTCTCTTTCCAAGGTGGTATTCGTGTTCCTTCGTATACTGCGTCTAAGAGTGCTGTAATGGGCATTACCCGTGCGATGGCGAACGAATGGGCGAGCGATAACATTAATGTTAATGCGATTGCACCTGGATATATGGCAACCAACAATACTCAAGCACTGCGTGAAGATGCTGCTCGTAACCAAGCTATTCTTGAGCGTATTCCTGCTGATCGCTGGGGTACACCAAAAGATGTCGCTGGCCCATGTGTGTTCTTAGCATCACCTGCATCGGATTACATTAATGGTTATACCATTGCTGTTGATGGTGGATGGTTAGCACGATAACGATTTTTGTAATATAAGATGGTTAACGAGATCGTTGCACAAGCTGTAGGGCTAGTAAGTTTCCTTTTGGGCCTTTCGACCTTTTACCAGAAGGACGACAAAAAGCTCAAAGTGGTTATGTTGATGTTGAACGTTAACCATCTTATTCATTTTTTATTATTGGGTTCCATTACATCGGCAATCGGTGCTTTGATTTCAGCACTCAGAACTGGCACCGCGATGTAAACCAAATCGCTGTGGGCTGCAGGGTTATTTATTGCCCTCGCGGTTGGCAGCGGAATCGGTTTTGCTCAGTATTGGTATCAACTTCTGCCTTTAGCGGGAACGATTATTGGAACGTACTCAATATTTAGATTGAACGGTATTGCACTAAGAGTCGGCTTTTTATTGGGAGCTGTATGCTGGCTAACTAATAATCTGATCATTGGTTCAATTGGTGGCTCGCTAATGGAAATATCAGTGATAGGGATTAACCTCGTTACTATTTTTCGTCTATACCAAGATAACGCCAAGTGCAAAATTACGCCGCAACAACAGGAATAAAAACGACATGTTTGTGTATAACGAAGACGTGAAAATGGAAGATCTTGGCGCGGGAGTTTCTCGCAAGGTGCTTGCTCATAGCGAGAACGTGATGGCTGTAGAAGTTCATTTCGAAACAGGCGCTGTTGGTGCGTTGCATACCCATCCTCATGAGCAGCTCACATACGTTTTGTCGGGAGCCTTTGAGTTCACGATTGGCGATGTAACGAAAGTAGTGCGCACAGGCGACACTATGTACAAAGAGCCGGGTATCGAACATGGCTGTGTTTGCCTAGAAGCCGGCGTATTAATTGATAACTTTACGCCAATGCGTAAAGACTTTGTTTAAGCTCTAAATTTTTTAGAACGAACATTTGAGCACTAATTTTTAAATTTGCAGTAATGCTGCGGGAGAAAGTAAATGAAAATCGCACTAATGATGGAAAACAGTCAAGCAGGCAAAAATGCAATGGTATCAGCTGAACTAGAGTCAGTTGCTGGTGGTTTTGGTCACGATGTCTTCAACTTAGGAATGACAGATGAGAACGATCACCACTTAACGTATATTCATCTAGGTATTATGGCGAGCACTCTGATTAACTCAAAGGCAGTTGACTTTGTTGTGACAGGGTGTGGCACTGGCCAAGGTGCTTTGATGTCGCTGAACTTACATCCAGGCGTGGTTTGTGGTTACTGTTTAGAACCTTCTGATGCGTTCTTGTTTAACCAAATCAACAACGGCAACGCTATCGCGCTCGCTTTTGCGAAAGGTTTTGGTTGGGCTGGTGAACTAAACGTTCGTTACATCTTTGAAAAAGCGTTCACAGGTGAGCGTGGTCAAGGTTACCCGTTAGAGCGAGCAGAACCACAACAACGCAATG
This window harbors:
- a CDS encoding phytanoyl-CoA dioxygenase family protein produces the protein MVENSQQLSSQYDEHGYFVIRNYFDEAQIASLREVVLKFHESWKADNEEFYQEEAFNSSLITGSEYLPADDRTVLFDFISSKKVMEVVDAVIPNKPAFMNTQLFFNPVNPQQKDFWHRDCQYDYDIDDQMKVIMETQVLHLRVPIFDEPGMELIPGTHKRWDNEEEYNVRQEVNGKVSSDNISGGKQIPLEAGDLLVFSADMIHRGRYGLDRLALDILIFDSAADYADYVDDDCLPTPAMLSNITDPRLFMNTLHLKSMQYS
- a CDS encoding GGDEF domain-containing protein, with the translated sequence MDGFSLDMRTLNFIIILFSFIYCIGLLLFQFTQQPIKGLSIFSISIFVIGTGPLMLSLRGEFPDWVTVIGANMVIALGFHLALYSLCLFREYSLKCTYLSSLMMLALLPCFIYFTYYEPSIKARIILISLYLAFVTFCTAFAVLKGRRDDLTLGIRMMAMSFTIYGGFMVFRVMVTLFSAELQDFMAATLIHQLAFLVSIVLIVSMSFTMLWLINARLLSSIHELSYSDPLTVLGNRRALDEMVPVIMKQAGTTPVSAIMMDIDNFKSINDQHGHIVGDLVIKSFAEIVQGAIKTSPKASAFRFGGDEIMILLPNFNFLQAQAIACKLRLSISEVSAVQEHEMFLTSSFGVAQLHPHESWNGFISRADKALYQAKTNGRNMTSICPSHINELITAT
- a CDS encoding DMT family transporter, yielding MSFSWIAFTLLAAFSQSWRNAFQSKLAGTMSVAGVTLARFIWAGPIALIYLYSLYQWQPVSVPNFSGEFVFYIVAAAIMQILATGLMVTLFKLENYAIGAGLAKCEAPVSAVLSVLFFGTALTLTGWVGVLIGTLGVLIMSSSSGWRSLSPKVFLLGMACSTAFALTSLWVREASLSIGLPFPHSAAWVLFLVITLQTCIICTYLFFRERDTLRQIFKKSKLVVMTSLASVIGSLGWFSAMSLQAVPYVKTLGQVEVIFMVLISYFWLGQSIARKDILALILLSIAAVLVMWQ
- a CDS encoding MFS transporter, which codes for MTLKEILKIPNVRYFLMFRSSYFARFYYPIFTLLYLDYGLTLSQFAMLNVVWAATIVLAEVPSGAFADTLGRKKLVVLSSIVMFIEIAMIALVPTGDANLVFIVFLVNRILSGLAMALASGADEALAYDTLKEQGNEELWPRVLQIQLRVASTVGIFVTLIGAAMYDVKFMTNIFHALGLAEPESTKDLMRIPVFATLFVAMIAIYAAINMREEKKVMPSDQTKLAATIASLKLTADTGKWVLATPYVLFILLYYSLFEHTSRMFLTMNSQYYLAIDIPIIYFGFIGAGISLLKIILAGQSRRLAESIEPKTFIIVMGLASIATYYWISLGWSIYGVIPALVLIFIIMTMNIFISYHLNKKTESHNRATVLSFKGLMFNLGYGLIGILYAYYYKLVSNNYTEQEIEQNLAFLASLSSFCYYFALLFVLISALFYFKNKKQPIF
- the kdgR gene encoding DNA-binding transcriptional regulator KdgR; translation: MEKSTQPEAVSSVLKVFNILESLGEQKEIGVSDLSQRLMMSKATTYRFLQTMKMLGYVSQQGEADRYSLTLKMFELGSKSLEWVDMITIAEKEMRVISEETNETIHLGALDHGSIIYIHKIDSSFALRMHSRVGRRNPLHTTAIGKVLLAERDEEFVRTQLADAEFVKSTKNTLENVDQLIDELKAVKLQHFGEDNEEQEPGLRCIAAPVYDRFGTVIAGVSISFPTIRFDEEKKAHYVELLHNAGKNISKQLGFNDYPIK
- the kduD gene encoding 2-dehydro-3-deoxy-D-gluconate 5-dehydrogenase KduD; this translates as MMLESFNLEGKVAIVTGCDTGLGQGMAIGLAEAGCKVVGVNRVEPTDTIEKMNAAGHTFLDVRADLLKQEDIPGIIDKALTEFGHIDILVNNAGIIRREDAIEFSEQNWDDVMNINTKTVFFMSQSVAKQFKAQGTGGKIINIASMLSFQGGIRVPSYTASKSAVMGITRAMANEWASDNINVNAIAPGYMATNNTQALREDAARNQAILERIPADRWGTPKDVAGPCVFLASPASDYINGYTIAVDGGWLAR
- a CDS encoding cupin domain-containing protein is translated as MFVYNEDVKMEDLGAGVSRKVLAHSENVMAVEVHFETGAVGALHTHPHEQLTYVLSGAFEFTIGDVTKVVRTGDTMYKEPGIEHGCVCLEAGVLIDNFTPMRKDFV
- a CDS encoding RpiB/LacA/LacB family sugar-phosphate isomerase — protein: MKIALMMENSQAGKNAMVSAELESVAGGFGHDVFNLGMTDENDHHLTYIHLGIMASTLINSKAVDFVVTGCGTGQGALMSLNLHPGVVCGYCLEPSDAFLFNQINNGNAIALAFAKGFGWAGELNVRYIFEKAFTGERGQGYPLERAEPQQRNAALLNEVKAAVVKDNFIDSLRAIDQDLVKTAVGSPRFQQCFFDNCQNQEIADYVRSLLD